The DNA sequence TCGAGAAAAAATGGGGTGATTTCCACTTGTTGGTCCTCCAGATGTTCGATGAGTTCTTCGAGAGAGCTTCTCCGGCCCACGAGGACAATTTTTCGAATATTCTGGTTGATACTACTATAGTACCGATATGCAATAATCAGCAAGCACCTAAAGCTCAGGATGGTGAAGAAGGTCGTGCAATACGTGATGATGAGGTAGTATCTGGACAGATACTGCGCTTTGGTAGATACGATGTACAGCAGGATGAAGAAGAAGTGGACAAAAAGGGTCCCGATGAGATTGCGGATAAATGACTGCAGACTGGAGAGATTCCGCGTATCGTAGGAATTGTTGAATAGGGAGGTACCGATCCAGATCAGATTGAATATGATGAAGAAGGACGTGTAGTAGTCCTCATATTCGCCAAAGGAATTGTAGCGCAGAAAGTATGCAAGCCGAGCGGAGAGATTGATGATGAAAAACTCAGCCACCAAAACGATCAGCTTGAAAAAGTGTCGATTTCCCTTCATGGGGGTCTAGGATGCGTGTTGCTTGGGATGCGAGACCGCAGTGAGCAGGTTCTGCGATTTCCACGATTCAACGTGCAACATAGGGAAATATTGGTTGGAATTTTCGGATCAAGTACCGATCGGCTTTGATCTCTCGATGAAAGGTCAGATTTTGTCCACCAGCAGGTGACTTCCCACTTTGGTAGGATATTATCTGCATATTCAGGAAAAAAAGCCTTCTTGGAATTGAGTCCAATTGAAAAACCGTCGTATATTTGCCGAAATCTCATGGAAAACGTCGAATACATCTTTACGGAAGCGGAGATTCAGGAAATAGAGCGCCATGCCGCGAAATATCCTGAAAAAAGATCCGCCGTGATGCCTGCCCTCTGGATCGCTCAAGAAAAATTTGGTTGGCTTTCACCAGACGCAATTAAGCTGGTGGCTTCAACCCTTGATCTTCCTTATGCCCACGTTTATGGGGTAGCTTCATTTTACACCATGTACTTCAAAGAATCAGTGCCCAAGCATCTGATCGAGGTATGTACCTGCTTTTCCTGCGGGGTGAATGGTGGCAATGAAATCTTGGATTACGTCAAGACACAGATTGAGGCTGACGGAAAAGGACACGGCAAAGGCGGAAAAATCTGGGCGCGCGCGGCTGAATGCCTCGGTGCTTGCGATACTGGTCCTGTATGCCAGGTGACCAATGGACATTATGTCCATCATCTAACAAAAGAAAAAGTTGACGAGTTGATTGGGAAGTTGCAACGGGATGAGGAAATCCCTTATGAGCAGATTCCACTGAGAGACCAAAGCATATTCCAGTGACAATGAAGTATATTCATAAAGAACCGGCCTATCTTCTTTTGGAGGATGGGCTTTTTTTTGAAGGCTACGCGATCGGGAAGAAGGGTACCACCACCGGCGAGCTTTGCTTCAATACCAGTATGACAGGATATCAGGAGGTATTTACCGATCCTTCATACTACGGTCAAATTTTGATCGAAACCCATACCCACGTTGGAAACTATGGAGTACACGGCAGGGAATATGAAAGTTCCTCCGCCAAAATCTCCGGGTTGGTTGTCCGCAACTTCTCCCGGTTGTTCTCCCGCACCGAGGCTGTTGAGTCCCTGGACTCTTTCCTCAAGCACAACAACACCGTGGGTATCTCTGACGTGGATACCAGATTTCTGGTAACTCACATCCGAGACAAGGGAGCCATGAACGCCATCATTTCTTCCGAGATCTCTGACAAGGCAGAATTGGAGCGCCTGTTGAAGCAATGTCCTCCCATGGAAGGGCTAGAGCTCTCTTCCAAGGTCAGCACCATCCAGCCTTATTTCCACGGCAATCCAAACTCTCCATACCGTGTAGCGGTACTGGATGTCGGTGTAAAATCCAATATCCTCGAGTGCTTGGCCAAGCGTGGATGCTATCTGAAGGTATTCCCAGCAGATACGCCATACGAAGAACTAGCTAGCTTTGATCCGCACGGATTCTTCATCTCCAATGGGCCTGGCGACCCTGCAGCGATGCCTTATGCAGTGGAAACTGTCAAGCGCATTCTCGAAGCAGATCTTCCACTATTCGGAATCTGTCTCGGCCACCAAGTCATCTCCCTCGCATGTGGGGTGAAGACCTACAAAATGCACAATGGCCACCGTGGAGCGAATCACCCTGTGAAAAACCTCCTCACCGGACATTGCGAGATTACTTCTCAAAACCACGGTTTCTGCGTGGACAGAGAGGAAATCGAGAGATCTCCCAACGTGGTAGTTACACACGTCAACCTCAATGACCAAACCATCGAGGGTATTCGCGTCAGAAACAAGAAGGCATTCTCCGTGCAGTTCCACCCGGAGGCTTCTCCAGGCCCGCACGATAGCCACTACTTGTTTGACCAATTCCTCGAAATGATGGAAGCAGACGCCAAAGAGCGCACGCTGGTCTAGCAGTATAGAATTTTCAAGGGTCGTGCAGCAAGCACGGCCCTTTTTTCGTCAAAGGGTTACGATTTCGTCGTGCAAGGGCCATTTCGTACTTACGCTTTGGGCGAAAAAAAACAAGGACCGCCCCAGGGAAAAGGTGATCCTTGTACAAACAACTGTCTGGGTAATTTTGAGGAAACACTTATCAAAACCAGCAAGGAGTGCCTACATGCACTCAATATTTGCTAAAGCCCGATGAAGGTCCTCACACCCATAAGTCAATCGATCTGTTGAAAAAGGACTCCCTGCCTACTGTGAATGGGGAGCCTTTTTGTGTTATATCAATATGTCTGAATATCTCCATCTGTCCAATATCAGACATGGCATTCGATTACGTGAAAAGGCAGTTATTTTCCCCTTTCAGAGATCCCCCTTCCCGCTTTAGCGTCCTCCTCATCCCCCACCGAATCCCTTTCCCACTGATCTTCAGGCGTTTTTTGGATGTGGAATCAATTCTAACCGTGGATTTCCGCCCCAACTATCAACCTATCAAAAAAACAAGCAGATTTCTGTTAGTTTTTCAGCCGAATGCCTGTAAATTTGAAAGACTATCTACAAATGGCCATTCTCATCGCGGTTGGGGCGCTTTGGGAAAGGCATACTAGATGGGGAGTAGGCCCGGCACCGGGCCTTTATAAACCAAAACCAAACTATTTCACTCATGAAAGTGCTGAAATTCGGTGGCACTTCGGTCGCTTCGCCCGATCGTATCCATCACGTAGCCAGTATCTTGAGCAACTATGTTCAACAGGGAGAGCAAATTGCAGTCGTCGTATCTGCAATGGGCAAAATGACGGACCTGCTGGTGAAGATGAGCGAGACGGCAGCCAATGGCAGTGATGCCTATCTGGAGGATCTGCAATTTTTCTCCGACAAACACCGCGAGGTGGTCAATCAACTCATCACCGATTCGAGCCGCCATCCGGCCATTCTTCAGGAAATTATCGATGGACAAACGGAATTGGGAA is a window from the Pontibacter sp. G13 genome containing:
- the nuoE gene encoding NADH-quinone oxidoreductase subunit NuoE; the protein is MENVEYIFTEAEIQEIERHAAKYPEKRSAVMPALWIAQEKFGWLSPDAIKLVASTLDLPYAHVYGVASFYTMYFKESVPKHLIEVCTCFSCGVNGGNEILDYVKTQIEADGKGHGKGGKIWARAAECLGACDTGPVCQVTNGHYVHHLTKEKVDELIGKLQRDEEIPYEQIPLRDQSIFQ
- the carA gene encoding glutamine-hydrolyzing carbamoyl-phosphate synthase small subunit, which produces MKYIHKEPAYLLLEDGLFFEGYAIGKKGTTTGELCFNTSMTGYQEVFTDPSYYGQILIETHTHVGNYGVHGREYESSSAKISGLVVRNFSRLFSRTEAVESLDSFLKHNNTVGISDVDTRFLVTHIRDKGAMNAIISSEISDKAELERLLKQCPPMEGLELSSKVSTIQPYFHGNPNSPYRVAVLDVGVKSNILECLAKRGCYLKVFPADTPYEELASFDPHGFFISNGPGDPAAMPYAVETVKRILEADLPLFGICLGHQVISLACGVKTYKMHNGHRGANHPVKNLLTGHCEITSQNHGFCVDREEIERSPNVVVTHVNLNDQTIEGIRVRNKKAFSVQFHPEASPGPHDSHYLFDQFLEMMEADAKERTLV